In Streptomyces sp. SN-593, a single genomic region encodes these proteins:
- a CDS encoding NCS2 family permease, whose translation MPGSVAADAAKPAPAPPPGGDNILERWFRISQRGSTPGREVRGGFATFFAMAYILVLNPIILSGGSAHPVLDKYGHHLSQGQVLTVTALVAAVMTVIMGVGGNLPLAIATGLGLNAVVAYQLAPKMSWPDAMGLVVLEGLLICVLVVTGLRQAIMDAIPEAIKKAIAVGIGMFICFIGLVDAGFVTRIPDAAGNTTPVQLGGSGTLTGWPVLVFCVGVLLTISLVARRMRGAILISIVVMTIVALVVNKVADIPDLAWGLNPPTVPHKAVSTPDFGLVGHFSLFGGFRDAGVVTCVLSVFTLVLSDFFDAMGTIMGISSEAGLLDDEGRVPHIGRVLFIDGAAAVAGGVASSSSNTAYVESAAGVGEGARTGLASVVTGALFALALFLSPLAGVVPSQAAAPALVAVGFLLMAQVRTIDWTAYDTAIPAFLTIAVMPFTYSITNGIGAGFLSYVVLKATLGKAREVHPLVWCVSVFFLAYFAIDPLQQAFGVK comes from the coding sequence ATGCCCGGTTCCGTCGCCGCCGACGCCGCGAAGCCCGCACCCGCACCGCCGCCGGGGGGTGACAACATCCTGGAGCGGTGGTTCCGGATATCCCAGCGCGGCTCCACGCCCGGACGGGAGGTGCGGGGCGGTTTCGCGACCTTCTTCGCGATGGCCTACATCCTGGTGCTCAACCCGATCATCCTCAGCGGCGGCAGCGCGCACCCGGTGCTGGACAAGTACGGCCACCACCTCTCGCAGGGGCAGGTGCTGACCGTGACCGCGCTGGTGGCCGCGGTGATGACGGTGATCATGGGGGTCGGCGGCAACCTGCCGCTGGCCATCGCCACCGGGCTCGGCCTGAACGCGGTGGTCGCCTACCAGTTGGCGCCGAAGATGAGCTGGCCGGACGCGATGGGCCTGGTGGTCCTAGAGGGCCTGCTCATCTGCGTGCTGGTCGTCACCGGGCTGCGGCAGGCGATCATGGACGCCATCCCCGAGGCGATCAAGAAGGCGATCGCGGTCGGCATCGGGATGTTCATCTGCTTCATCGGCCTGGTCGACGCCGGTTTCGTGACCCGCATCCCGGACGCCGCCGGGAACACCACGCCGGTTCAGCTCGGCGGGTCCGGCACGCTGACCGGCTGGCCGGTGCTGGTCTTCTGCGTCGGGGTGCTGCTCACCATCTCCCTGGTGGCCCGCCGGATGCGCGGCGCGATCCTGATCAGCATCGTGGTCATGACGATCGTGGCGCTGGTCGTCAACAAGGTCGCGGACATCCCGGACCTGGCCTGGGGCCTGAACCCGCCGACCGTGCCGCACAAGGCGGTCTCGACCCCGGACTTCGGGCTGGTGGGGCACTTCAGCCTGTTCGGCGGGTTCCGCGACGCCGGGGTGGTGACGTGCGTCCTGTCGGTGTTCACGCTGGTGCTGTCGGACTTCTTCGACGCCATGGGCACGATCATGGGCATCTCCAGCGAGGCGGGGCTGCTCGACGACGAGGGCCGGGTGCCCCACATCGGCCGGGTGCTCTTCATCGACGGCGCGGCGGCGGTCGCGGGCGGGGTGGCCTCGTCCTCCTCGAACACCGCGTACGTGGAGTCGGCGGCGGGTGTCGGCGAGGGCGCGCGCACCGGGCTGGCGAGCGTGGTGACCGGGGCGCTGTTCGCGCTGGCCCTCTTCCTCTCGCCGCTGGCGGGCGTGGTGCCCTCGCAGGCCGCGGCCCCCGCGCTGGTCGCGGTCGGCTTCCTGCTGATGGCGCAGGTGCGGACGATCGACTGGACCGCGTACGACACCGCCATCCCCGCGTTCCTGACCATCGCGGTGATGCCCTTCACCTACAGCATCACCAACGGCATCGGCGCGGGCTTCCTGTCCTACGTGGTGCTCAAGGCCACGCTGGGCAAGGCGCGCGAGGTGCACCCGCTGGTGTGGTGCGTGTCGGTGTTCTTCCTCGCCTACTTCGCGATCGACCCGCTCCAGCAGGCGTTCGGCGTCAAGTAG
- a CDS encoding GNAT family N-acetyltransferase, which yields MPHSTSAASAPARRRHRGRHLTLAAVLPAALAAAFMAAGPAGGAAPTVSAAVLATVAAGLLWHRGRGTARRSPRTGACAGGSTGTTGITGGGAAPAEAPSPAAEGTGTGTGTTLWRLRTTVRDTPGTLGAVCTALADRRIDIVSLQTHPLADGTVDEFLLRAPSGLPATALEAAVEGAGGADTWLERADAHDLVDMPTRVLGLATRTALDAAELPLALRRLLGRCTIGSTPAGQPGQPEELGGGAREEPYGHGPLQEADASGGTPEALPTVMRLRDPAGGLITVRRAQPPFTPTEFARARALVELDALLGTRVPRRRDVLTVPQGSEIGLRRARPEDRPAARSMHARCTPATLARRYHGPVGDADRYLTHLLDPRFGQSLAVETPDGRVVGLGHLLWDGDESEVALLVEDAWQRRGVGTTLLRRLVELAADAGRESVYAVAQSANTGMVAAMRALELPLDYQVEDGTLVITAALPTASGGGPAALPWTVSDRPA from the coding sequence ATGCCGCATTCGACCTCCGCTGCCTCCGCCCCCGCACGGCGCCGTCACAGGGGCCGTCACCTCACCCTCGCAGCAGTGCTGCCGGCCGCGCTCGCCGCGGCGTTCATGGCCGCCGGGCCGGCCGGAGGAGCGGCGCCGACCGTGTCGGCGGCCGTGCTGGCCACCGTCGCCGCCGGCCTGCTGTGGCACCGCGGCCGGGGCACCGCGCGACGCTCGCCCCGTACCGGCGCCTGCGCCGGCGGGAGCACCGGAACCACCGGGATCACCGGCGGCGGGGCCGCTCCGGCCGAAGCCCCGTCCCCCGCCGCCGAAGGCACCGGCACCGGCACCGGCACCACGCTGTGGCGGCTGCGCACGACCGTACGCGACACGCCCGGCACGCTCGGCGCGGTGTGCACGGCGCTGGCCGACCGGCGGATCGACATCGTTTCCCTCCAGACGCACCCGCTGGCGGACGGCACCGTGGACGAGTTCCTGCTGCGGGCGCCGTCCGGGCTCCCGGCGACGGCACTGGAGGCGGCCGTCGAGGGCGCCGGCGGCGCCGACACCTGGCTGGAGCGGGCCGACGCCCACGATCTGGTGGACATGCCCACCCGGGTGCTCGGCCTGGCCACCCGCACCGCGCTGGACGCCGCCGAACTGCCGCTGGCACTGCGCCGGCTCCTCGGCCGCTGCACGATCGGCTCGACGCCCGCCGGGCAGCCCGGGCAGCCCGAGGAGCTCGGCGGGGGCGCGCGCGAGGAACCGTACGGGCACGGGCCGCTCCAGGAGGCGGACGCGAGCGGCGGCACACCCGAGGCGCTGCCCACGGTCATGCGGCTGCGCGATCCCGCCGGCGGCCTGATCACCGTGCGGCGGGCGCAACCGCCTTTCACGCCGACGGAGTTCGCCAGGGCGCGTGCGCTGGTGGAGCTCGACGCCCTGCTCGGGACGCGGGTGCCGCGCCGCCGCGACGTCCTCACCGTCCCCCAGGGCAGCGAGATCGGCCTGCGCCGCGCCCGCCCCGAGGACCGGCCGGCGGCCCGGTCGATGCACGCGCGCTGCACCCCGGCGACCCTCGCCCGCCGCTACCACGGCCCGGTCGGCGACGCGGACCGCTACCTCACCCACCTGCTCGACCCCCGCTTCGGCCAGTCGCTCGCCGTCGAGACCCCCGACGGCCGGGTCGTGGGCCTCGGACACCTGCTGTGGGACGGTGACGAGAGCGAGGTCGCGCTCCTCGTCGAGGACGCCTGGCAGCGCCGCGGCGTCGGCACCACCCTGCTGCGCCGACTGGTCGAACTCGCCGCGGACGCGGGCCGCGAGAGCGTCTACGCGGTGGCGCAGTCGGCCAACACCGGCATGGTCGCCGCGATGCGCGCGCTGGAGTTGCCGCTGGACTACCAGGTCGAGGACGGCACCCTCGTCATCACCGCCGCGCTTCCCACCGCGTCGGGCGGCGGGCCGGCGGCGCTGCCCTGGACGGTGAGCGACCGCCCGGCCTGA
- a CDS encoding DUF885 domain-containing protein yields MSSLTSSPLPRQVADAYVDELVALDPALGTYLGAPGSARRLPDHSPAGTRALADLARRTLAALAEAEARPGGDSPQERRCARLLRDRLSAEIEIHEAGEHLRAVSNISSPLHTIRETFTLMPLATAEDHADLAARLRAVPASVAGYRATLEEGLAAGLLAGPRQVETVIGQLGTWVGDEGGSSWFAQLTVDGPADQRAELDAAAGEATAAFAQVRDWLRDTYAPAVEGAPDTVGRERYARWARYWMGADLDLEEAYAYGWSEFHRLLAEMRAEAGKILPDTDPWEVLRHLEAHGTVVEGVDEVRAWLQSLMDEAIRALDGTHFELAERVKRVEAHIAPPGGASAPYYTAPTEDFSRPGRTWLPTMGLTRFPVYDLVSTWYHEGVPGHHLQLAQWAHIADTLSRYQATVGMVSANVEGWALYAERLMDELGFLTDPERRLGYLDAQMMRAVRVIIDTGMHLELEIPADSPFHPGERWTPELGHAFFSSHSGSPATLIDSELIRYLGMPAQAIGYKMGERTWLAGRAAARAARGDAFDLKAWHMAALSLGSLGLDDLLAELSVL; encoded by the coding sequence ATGTCGTCTCTCACCAGCAGTCCACTGCCCCGCCAGGTCGCCGACGCCTACGTCGACGAGTTGGTCGCTCTCGACCCGGCCCTCGGCACCTACCTCGGCGCGCCGGGCAGCGCGCGCCGGCTGCCCGACCACTCGCCCGCCGGCACGCGGGCCCTGGCCGACCTGGCCCGCCGGACCCTGGCGGCACTGGCCGAGGCCGAGGCGCGGCCCGGCGGCGACAGCCCGCAGGAGCGGCGCTGCGCCCGCCTGCTCCGCGACCGGCTCTCCGCCGAGATCGAGATCCACGAGGCCGGCGAGCACCTGCGGGCGGTCAGCAACATCAGCTCCCCGCTGCACACCATCCGCGAGACCTTCACGCTGATGCCGCTGGCGACCGCGGAGGACCACGCCGACCTCGCCGCCCGGCTGCGCGCGGTGCCCGCCTCGGTGGCCGGCTACCGCGCCACGCTGGAGGAGGGCCTGGCCGCCGGCCTGCTCGCCGGCCCCCGGCAGGTGGAGACGGTGATCGGCCAGCTCGGCACGTGGGTCGGCGACGAGGGCGGGAGCAGTTGGTTCGCGCAGCTCACCGTGGACGGCCCGGCCGATCAGCGCGCCGAGCTGGACGCGGCGGCCGGCGAGGCCACCGCGGCCTTCGCACAGGTCCGCGACTGGCTGCGGGACACGTACGCCCCGGCCGTCGAGGGCGCCCCGGACACCGTGGGCCGCGAGCGGTACGCCCGCTGGGCCCGCTACTGGATGGGCGCGGACCTGGACCTGGAGGAGGCGTACGCCTACGGCTGGTCGGAGTTCCACCGGCTGCTCGCCGAGATGCGCGCCGAGGCGGGCAAGATCCTCCCCGACACCGACCCGTGGGAGGTGCTGCGCCACCTGGAGGCGCACGGCACCGTCGTCGAGGGCGTGGACGAGGTCCGCGCGTGGCTCCAGTCCCTGATGGACGAGGCGATCCGCGCGCTGGACGGCACCCACTTCGAACTGGCCGAGCGGGTCAAGCGGGTGGAGGCGCACATCGCCCCGCCCGGCGGCGCCTCGGCGCCGTACTACACCGCGCCCACCGAGGACTTCAGCCGGCCCGGGCGCACCTGGCTGCCGACGATGGGGCTGACCCGCTTCCCGGTCTACGACCTGGTCTCCACCTGGTACCACGAGGGTGTGCCGGGCCACCACCTCCAGCTCGCGCAGTGGGCGCACATCGCCGACACCCTCTCCCGCTACCAGGCCACGGTCGGCATGGTCAGCGCCAACGTCGAGGGCTGGGCGCTGTACGCGGAGCGGCTGATGGACGAGCTCGGCTTCCTCACCGACCCGGAGCGGCGACTGGGCTACCTCGACGCGCAGATGATGCGGGCGGTGCGGGTGATCATCGACACCGGCATGCACCTGGAACTGGAGATCCCCGCCGACTCGCCCTTCCACCCCGGTGAGCGCTGGACGCCGGAGCTGGGCCACGCCTTCTTCTCCTCCCACAGCGGCAGCCCGGCGACGCTGATCGACAGCGAGCTGATCCGCTACCTGGGCATGCCGGCGCAGGCGATCGGCTACAAGATGGGCGAGCGCACCTGGCTGGCCGGCCGCGCCGCCGCGCGCGCCGCCCGAGGTGACGCGTTCGACCTCAAGGCGTGGCACATGGCGGCGCTGTCGCTGGGCTCGCTGGGTCTGGACGACCTCCTCGCGGAGCTGTCCGTGCTGTGA
- a CDS encoding GNAT family N-acetyltransferase — MTLHASHDGGSLVLSQGRLILREQLPEEAALLAEGKPGAFTWIDGVPGEGTSSAATMTVAAASAGVYRPGWGLFVIQRAEDLTALGGVGFHGAPDRGAVEIGYDLAASARGRGWATDAARALCQWALGQPDVAVVLATTEPGNRASQAVLERIGFVRVADRGELWAYELTAMPG, encoded by the coding sequence ATGACTCTGCATGCTTCCCACGACGGCGGGAGCCTGGTGCTCAGCCAGGGCCGGCTCATCCTGCGCGAGCAGTTGCCCGAGGAGGCCGCGCTGCTCGCCGAGGGCAAGCCCGGCGCGTTCACCTGGATCGACGGGGTGCCGGGCGAGGGCACGTCGAGCGCGGCCACGATGACCGTCGCCGCGGCGAGCGCCGGGGTCTACCGGCCCGGCTGGGGGCTGTTCGTGATCCAGCGCGCCGAGGACCTGACCGCGCTCGGCGGGGTCGGCTTCCACGGCGCGCCGGACCGCGGCGCGGTCGAGATCGGCTACGACCTCGCGGCGTCGGCACGGGGCCGGGGGTGGGCCACGGACGCGGCCCGCGCGCTGTGCCAGTGGGCGCTGGGGCAGCCGGACGTGGCGGTCGTCCTGGCCACCACCGAGCCCGGCAACCGCGCCTCGCAGGCGGTCCTGGAGCGCATCGGCTTCGTCCGGGTCGCGGACCGCGGGGAGCTGTGGGCGTACGAACTCACCGCGATGCCCGGCTGA